The following nucleotide sequence is from Peribacillus sp. ACCC06369.
AAAGCTGATATAATTTATGGAACCAGTTTTAAGGAGGACCAAATGTTTGAAATCACTCTTACCATAGATAAAACGAATAAAGATGAAGCCTTATATGTCCAATTGTATAAATACTTTAAAACGGAAATCCAGAATGGACAAATAAAGGCAGGAACGAAACTGCCTTCTAAACGTAAATTAGCCGTGCATTTAGGTATAGGCCTGAATACAGTGGATACGGCTTATCAGCAGTTGATGGCAGAAGGGTATGTGGATAGTCAATTAAGGAAAGGTTTTTATGTAGCCGATTTAGAACCGATCTCACCTTTGAATGAGCAGCGGCATGTTGCAGAGGTGATGAAAGGCCCTTTGCATGAAATGATTAAGATCAATTACAATCATGGCCGGGTGGATGTGGATGCTTTCCCGCATGCTGTGTGGAAAAAATGCTTGAATAATACGTTGTATCTACATGAAAGGGAAATGTTCATGAGCGGTGATCCTCAAGGGGAATGGGGGCTCCGGGCTGAGATCTCTTCCTATTTATTTCAATCGAGAGGAGTTCGCTGCGGCGCTGATCAAATCATCATTGGGGCAGGTACACAGTATTTCATCCATCTACTGCGGTTACTTCTTGGAAATGAGCGGATATTTGGGTTGGAAGACCCTGGCTTTCATAGGGTTAGGGAGGTACTGGGGTTGGAGGGGGCCGATATGGCATTCATTCCATTAGATGAAAGCGGAATGAGTGTGGAATCCTTGAAAGAGAGTGCAGCGAATGTTGCCTATGTCACTCCTTCCCATCAATTTCCTTCGGGTATGATCATGCCGATAACCAGAAGGGTGGAATTGTTGAATTGGGCAGTGGGGAAAAATGGTTTTATTATTGAAGATGATTATGACGGGGAATTCCGTCATGCGGGTAAACCGATTCCGTCCTTGCAGGGGTTGGACACAAATGGAAAGGTCATTTACCTAGGCACGTTTTCAAAGTCGCTAATCCCATCAATCAGAGTGGGGTATATGGTGTTACCCAAGGAGTTGGCATGCCAATATAAGGAGAAGCTAATAGGATACAAACAGACCGTTTCCAGACTGATTCAGGAAACGCTCTGTCTTTTTATGAAAAATGGACATTGGGAACGCCATCTGAATAAAATGCGAACGATTTATCGTAAAAAGAATAAGGTGTTGTTGAATGCAATTGAAGAGAGCTTCCATGATCGTGTAGCCGTAATCGGTGAAAAGTCAGGATTGCACATTCTATTAAAAGTAAAAAACGGCAGCAGTGAGTCAGAGCTCATTCAAAAGGCTGCCAGTGTTGGGGTTAAAGTCCACCCCACTTCGGTTTATCTTTCAAAGAAGGTAAAAGAGCCGACTATTTTGATTGGGTACGGTGGTTTAACCGAAAGGGAAATCGAAGAAGGAATCCGACTTTTAAAAAAGGCATGGCTATAGCGAAAGTGATCAATGGGAAGGCCCTGATTCTCACTGATTCAACAATAATATAAGATCCCCATTCAGTTTCTTATATTATTGAGGATTTTAAGGACCGTCTGGAAAAATAAGTCCTGTTCTTCTTCAGTAATGCCTTCCAGGGCTTTTCCTTCGATTTTTTCTGCAATCTTAAGGCATTTTGTATGTACCTCTTTGCCCCGCGGAGTCAGTTCGATTCGTTTTTCCTGTTCATCTTTTCCAGGGACCTGTTTAATCATATTATTCTGTTCCATGCTGTTGACCGAACGTGTGATGATGACACCATCTACATCCAGGTAATTGCAAATATCAGGTATTGTGGAATATCCACAGTTCTTTAAATAATTCAATATTGTCCACTGATTATGGTAAATTTCCAGGGCTGTAATTTGTTCATTCATTTTGCTGACTAATGATCTGGATACTTGTAAATATTGATGAAATAATTGAGTAGGGTTCGTCATATGATTCTCCTTTATAATGGTCGACCAATCCATTATATTCTTTAATTCTTAAAAGTCTATTGTAAAGAATCATTTATTTCAGTCAATGTTTATTTTTGGAAACAAAGCAGAAAAGGGAAGATAATCGCAGAATGAAAGAATTCAGGGAGAGTCCAGTCTCCCAGAATCATCAAGAAAAAAATGGGTGAAGCATATACACTATCACAAGAAGAACCTTAATATATGATGAATATATTTCAGACTATAGTCAAATTCGAG
It contains:
- a CDS encoding PLP-dependent aminotransferase family protein; this encodes MFEITLTIDKTNKDEALYVQLYKYFKTEIQNGQIKAGTKLPSKRKLAVHLGIGLNTVDTAYQQLMAEGYVDSQLRKGFYVADLEPISPLNEQRHVAEVMKGPLHEMIKINYNHGRVDVDAFPHAVWKKCLNNTLYLHEREMFMSGDPQGEWGLRAEISSYLFQSRGVRCGADQIIIGAGTQYFIHLLRLLLGNERIFGLEDPGFHRVREVLGLEGADMAFIPLDESGMSVESLKESAANVAYVTPSHQFPSGMIMPITRRVELLNWAVGKNGFIIEDDYDGEFRHAGKPIPSLQGLDTNGKVIYLGTFSKSLIPSIRVGYMVLPKELACQYKEKLIGYKQTVSRLIQETLCLFMKNGHWERHLNKMRTIYRKKNKVLLNAIEESFHDRVAVIGEKSGLHILLKVKNGSSESELIQKAASVGVKVHPTSVYLSKKVKEPTILIGYGGLTEREIEEGIRLLKKAWL
- a CDS encoding MarR family winged helix-turn-helix transcriptional regulator is translated as MTNPTQLFHQYLQVSRSLVSKMNEQITALEIYHNQWTILNYLKNCGYSTIPDICNYLDVDGVIITRSVNSMEQNNMIKQVPGKDEQEKRIELTPRGKEVHTKCLKIAEKIEGKALEGITEEEQDLFFQTVLKILNNIRN